CATCTTGACTAGGCATCGAAATAAAATTCAGCCACCAGCAGGACCCATCCTAGTGTTTTAATCAAGAACTGAAAGTAGACCTTTTATAGTCAAGTGATTTTCGAGCTCGCGGTTATGAGATACCTGCTGGAAAGTATTCAAGTAGGTAGTCTTTGGAACTTCTTTCTGAAGCAAACCTCCCGTAGCGTCGTAGTTGATTTGCCTTGCCATTTCTTCGGCTAGTTTACCAACAACAGGTGCCGATCAATACAACTTCATGAGTGGACAGTCTTCTCACTTTGATAGAAAATTATGTCTCGTTATACTAACCGCTGTCAATTTGATTGAGGCGCCATCAACTACCTGTATGTGGATAACCAAAGGAATATGGCACGAACACTATATACCTACTTAATACCGTCTTGAAATGATCGCTGCTATAGGAGGACGGGTCTCCAATAGGAGCCTAAAAGAAGCCTACCAAATGTGTAGTGAATAGGATGTAAGTAGTTCAGGAAGATATTTGTCGGTCCTATGTTTTCAGGGGATCCGTACGTGTCCAAAGGTTGCCATCCAATCCCGCAAAACCCCGGGCATTTTACCGAACTGAATGGATTTGATAGAGTAATTGACAAGGAACCCCCACGCAGCCTGAGCGATCTCGCGAGCCAGGACTGCATGATGGACAGTTGACAGTCAGGGTCTGGGATAAATCCTTGACGAGGTTGACACTGACACATGCGTCCCTGAGCGAGTTCCGGTTGAATGTGAGGATACGACGGTTATCTAGGTATCTTCCTCAGATATATAGATGGTTCAGGGTAataaggagaagaaggaaataTCAAAGTTTTACTCGAGATATGAGAGAATTAAAGCCGTGAATATGCTCGTCTTTAACATGAAGCGTCGTTTCGCTCTCGCGCTGCCCCTCTATGCGATAAGAGAAGTGCACTGGTTGGATAAGAGAACCAGCCAATTGTGTGGAGAAGCGCAAAAATAAAGTGGGTTTTGCTCTCTGCCCCGCCATCATAAAAACTCGAAagtgccaccaccaccccacctccAGACTCGCAGCTCGCTCGATGACTCTGTATCCATTCCAGTGAGCTTTGGCTCTCTGCAGTCGTCCACCCCCTATATTTGAGCtgacctccccccccccaccggTTGTTATTGCTCCCTCTTCTGTGTCATCGCAATCACCGCAAACGATGGCGCACCTCACCCTCGCAGGTGACTCCTGCTTCACGGCCTCCGAGGCCCAGAAGCTCAAAGATCAGATCAACAAGATAGCGCCCATCAAGGTGTCCAAGCTCGCCGGCTCCTGGATCTACTACGCCCACATCAACGGCGACGCCAATGCCGCGAAGCAAACCCTCTCCCAGTTTCTCCCACTCTCCGGCTCAtccactcctcctctcacTCACATCGGTTACGGCCGCCAATGGTTCGTGACACCGCGATATCTCTCACCATGGAGCTCCAAGGCCACCATGATTGCCCATGTTTGCGGCTTCGAGAACCAGATTCAGCGGATAGAGCGCGGacgcatcatcaccatcgagTTTGATCAGCCTTATAACGACAAGACTGTTCCATTCAAGGATGTTCTGCATGATCGCATGACCGAGCACCTTACAACAGAAGAGCCAGATCTCAACACCATGTTTGCCGAAAGCGAGCCCGCTCCTTTGGAGATCGTTGACATATTTGCCGAAGGCCGGGACCCGGTCCAGGTGCTCAATGAGTACAACAAGGCTCGCGGCCTGGCCCTGGATCAGTCTGAAGTGGAGTACTTGGTGGAGCAGTTCACCAAGCTGGGCCGCCCTCCCCATGATATCGAGCTCTTCATGTTTGCTCAGGTCAACTCGGAGCACTGCCGTCACAAGCAGTTCAACGCCAACTGGACTATCGATGGCATCACTAAGGAGCACAGCTTGTTTGGCATGATCAGGAATACCCACAAGGCCACCCCTGATTTCACCGTTTCGGCTTACAGCGACAATGCGGCTGTCATTCAGGGTGAAAACGCCAACCTGTGGGCCCCTGACTACTCTACTGGCTCCTGGAAGTTGAACAAGGAGCTTATTCACGTTCTCGCCAAGGTTGAGACACACAACCACCCGACCGCCATTGCCCCTTTCCCCGGAGCTGCCACTGGCTCTGGTGGTGAGATTCGCGATGAGGGTGCCGTTGGCAGGGGCTCCATGCCCAAGGCTGGTCTCTGCGGTTTCTGGGTCTCTGATTTGCATATCCCCGAGCACAAGGCGCCCTGGGAAATCGATGTCGGTCGCCCTGCTCACTACGCCAGCAGTCTTGACATCATGTTGGAGGCCCCCATTGGAAGTGCCCGGTTCAACAACGAATTCGGTCGCCCATGCTTGACCGGTACTTTCAGAACTCTCCTTACTGCCGATGAcaccaaggccgagggcgagTTCCGTGGCTACCACAAGCCTATCATGATTGCTGGTGGCGTCGGTACTGTGAGAGAGAAGCACGCCCTCAAGGATCCCAAGGATGTTCAGGAGGGCGCTCATGTTATCGTCCTCGGTGGACCTGCCATGTTGATTGgtctgggtggtggtgctgcgtCCAGTAACGCTTCCGGAGAGGGTAACGCCGACCTTGATTTTGACAGTGTGCAGCGTGGCAACCCTGAAATGGAACGCCGTGCACAGATGGTCATCAACACTTGCGTCGCTCTCGGAGACCACAATCCCATTGCCATGATTCACGacgttggtgctggtggtctTTCGAATGCTCTACCTGAGCTCGTCAAGGatgctggctttggtggaAGATTCGAGCTTCGCCAGGTCGAGTGCGTCGATCGCGGCATGAGCCCTCTCCAGATTTGGTGCAACGAAGCCCAGGAGCGCTATGTCATCCTGGTGAACAGCGATGGCATGGAGCGCTTCACTGCTATCTGCAGTAAGTTTGATTTATTTTTCAGAGTCGCATTGTGCTCTTGACTGACTGGGCAATAGGACGTGAACGCTGCGGTTTCTCTGATGTCGGAACTGTCTTGTccaaggaagaggacggTGTCTCTAGACTGGTTCTTAGCGACAAGGAGTCGAAGGAGTACCCCCGTCCTATTGATGTCCCTATGGACGTTCTTTTTCCCAAGGGCCGCAAGCTCGAGCGCATTGTCAGCTCCAAGAAGCCTACCTGGCCCGTTTTCGAGCCCGTCGCCAGCCTCAAGGCTGCTCTTGGTGATGCTGCCAGCGACGCCGATCTTTTCAAGCAAGCTGTCCAGAGAGTATTCTGGCTGCCTTCCGTTGGCTCCAAGTcattcctcatcaccatcgccgatCGCACCGTCGGTGGTCTTACCATTCGCGACCAAATGGTTGGCCCATGGCAGACACCAGTTGCTGACGTCGCCGTCACGGCTACTTCGTTCAGCTTGAACGGTATGAAGACTGGTGAGGCGATGGCCATGGGTGAGAAGCCAACACTGGCTTTGATCTCTCCTGCTGCCTCCGCCAGAATGGCTGTTGCCGAGAGTTTGTTGAACCTCGGTGCTGCCGATATCAAGGGTGGCTCCTACAGAGGCGATCTCAAGCGTGTGAAGCTTTCCGCCAACTGGATGGCCGCTGTCAACCACCCCGGCGAGGGTGCTGCTCTCTAcgaggctgtcgaggccATCGGTATGGAGCTCTGCCCTAAGCTCGGCGTCAGCATTCCTGTTGGCAAGGACTCCACCTCGATGAAGGCCAGCTGGAAGGACGGGGAGACTAAGAAGAGTGTTACCGCTCCCGTGTCGGTCGTCATTTCTGCCTTTACcctggttgaggatgttCGCCGTACCTGGACTCCCCAGCTTCGCCGCGTTGAGGATGTCGGCGAGACTGTGCTCCTCTATGTCGACTTGGCCCAAGGCCACAAGGCTCTTGGCGGCTCTGCTCTTGCCCAGGCTTTTGGTGCCATCGGCCACGAAGCCCCAGATGTCCGTGATGTGGATCTCCTCAAGGATTACTTTGACGCCCTTGCCCAGCTTCACGAGAGCGGCATCGTTCTTGCCTACCACGATGTCTCTGATGGTGGCcttgtcaccaccatcgctGAGATGATGTTCGCTGGTCGCTGCGGCGTTGATGTcatgatggatggtgttgcCAAGTCTGGCAGCCTTGCTGACATGACCGAGGCTCTGTTCCACGAAGAGTTGGGTGCCGTCTTCCAGGTTCGCGCTTCAGACGAGACCAACTTTAAGAGATGCTTCGCCACTTGTGGCCCTCCTGCAGggctcatcaagaagattgGTGTTGTCCAGGACTCGTCTAAGCAGAACCTCAACATCCGTTACGGAGAGGGTGCTCCCTTCGCCAGCCTTGACAGAGCCGAGATGCAGCAATGGTGGTCCAAGGTCTCTTACGAGATGCAGAAGCTCAGAGACGACCCCTCCTGCGCCGAGTCTGAGTATGCCACCATTGCTGACTCTGCCGACCCCGGTCTTTCTTACAACCTGACCTTCTCGCCTGCCGAGAACATTGTTCCTCTGACCGCCTCGATTACTGGCTTCTTCGGCAAGAGCCCTCGCGTTGCCATCCTTCGCGAGCAAGGTGTCAACGGCTACGCCGAAATGGCTTTCGCTTTCCGCGCTGCTGGCTTCGACGCTGTCGATATCCACATGaccgacatcatcaacggcCGGTCCCTGGCCGACTTTGTCGGTCTCGCCGCCTGCGGTGGCTTCTCCTTTGGTGACGTTCTCGGCGCCGGCCAGGGTTGGGCCAagtccatcctcctccacgaaaAGTCCCGCAAGGAGCTCGCCGAGTTCTTCCAGCGCAAGGATACCTTCGCTCTCGGTGTCTGCAACGGTTGCCAGATGCTTTCCCGCTTAAAGGAGCTCATCCCCGGCGCCGAGGACTTCCCCGCCTTTGTCCAGAACAACTCTAACCAGTTCGAGGCCCGTTACAGCATGGTCAAGATCGAGGACAACCCGTCCAACCCCTCTGTCTTCTTCAACGGCATGAACGGCTCCTCCCTGCCCATCGTTGTTTCTCACGGCGAGGGCCGCGCCGAGTTCCAGAGCCAGCAGCAGTTCCAGAGCTTGACTGAGTCGGGTGGCATTCCCATCAAATACGTCGACAATAGACTCGAGGTCACCGAGACATACCCctacaaccccaacggcAGCCCTGGCGGTATCGCCGGTGTTGCTAGcagggatgggagggtgttggctATGATGCCTCACCCCGAGAGAACCATCATGGCGGATGTGACGAGCTACGTGCCCagggaggatgttgagcaGTGGGGCGAGTTTGGTCCTTGGTTGAGGATGTTTAGGAGTGCTAGACGCTGGGTTGGGTAGATAGCCTTACCTGAGGCCGGCTTGATTGAAATGAAATAAACGAACAAAAATAGACATTGAGGTGTTTTGCTGGCGGAGGCGTTTATGGGGATATATGGTGTAGGGGGTTTGTGTcataaaaagaaaatgggAGGCATACAtttgttgggtgggtgggtttgattttgttttctttttatgAGGAGGGAAGTAAAAGGGTATTGGAATGAATGTAACTAGATGAAAATCAAAGAGATGGAATAGGGCTGGCTAGATCTCTGTGTAAATAGGCACTAAATGGTTATCACGGTGTGAGATGCATTACTGTTTCCTTTTTGATCGGGTCTACCTTATGTGAGTAACTGAATCTTGAACTCTGTCACCTGTTGTTGGACATTAGATACCCGAGGTTGTCATGAATCCATCTTGAGGGCCTGCTCAATCAAGAGGGCTTTCTTAGTGAGGTAGGTATCTGAGTAATTCATCAGTTAGCTACTTGAAGCGTTTTGCCATATTGGTTCAAAGCCGCAATAATACCTAGGTAATTTACCTGATTGAAAGCCGCATTGTATCATTCCCTCAAAAGATATATATGACGGCATCGTTATGGCTGAGCAGCGACCAGCGACTTGACTTGAATATATGTTCAATGTTTCAGCTCGGAAAATCTCTTCTCAACTCATCTGTTGTTCATCTCTCAATGTAAATCTTCAAAATTCATTTGAAATCGTAAGTCTATCTGCCTCGCTCGAATAAGAGACAATTGGCATCGACCTTGCTTTTAACGCTCCCTCCTCATAAAAAAACAGCACAACATGTCTAGGTATTCTTCGACATAATAACGGACCGAAAAGAATCGGGAGATGTCCATCTATTATTACGAACTGACAAACGAAGCAAGACTGGTGATTAGGTATAGTGAATATCACACAGCTCAAGGAGCACCACTGCCCcgaccagcaccagcaccagcaccagcaccaccagcaccgcccaTCATATTTCTGGCCCTattttcatcttcatcagtAATATGTTCCATCAACAAGTTTCATGAACAAAACTCACATCTCAGCAATAGAAGGATCAGACATCAAACTCCCAATATCCGGCAGCCCACCCCCGCTACCAAACGAGTTGGCCATATCCCTCAACCTAGGGTTATTCATCAAGTTGGCCATCATGTCCGGGTTGCTCATCAGGTTCTGCGCCATGCTCGCAAACATGGGGTTGTTCATGATGGCACCGAAATCCAATCCACCTggaccgccgccaccgccccctctgccaccgccgccgagcaTACCAGCCAGGTCGGCCAGACTGGGAGTACCGCCGCCTCCtgcagagggagaggcgCTTCGAGCAGTGGCACTAGCTGACTCCTCGGCCTCAATCTCCGCTACCCTCCTCTTGGCTGTCTCGTACCCCTTCTTCATGGCGTCGCTGCCACCGTTACCCTCGTACTCGATACCCTTCTGGTAGGCCTCCATCGAGCCCTTGGCGTCACCGAGAGCGAAACGGGCGAGACCGAGGCGAGACCAGGCTTTGGTGTATGTTGGCTCAATAGCAACGGCAGCTTCAGCATCCGCCTTGGCGGACTCGTGGTCCTTGGCCGCGGAGTAGGCGGCGGCGCGGTTGGATAGGAAAATGGCGTTGCCGGGGTGGACCGACAAGGCCTGTGTGTAGTAGTTAATGGCGGTAGGGTAATCCTTTTGGGCCATTGCCGCGTTGCCCTTGGACTTCAAGgactcggccttcttcttctgctcttCCGTCACggcggttgatggtggtggggcgcTGGAAGAACCTGCAGACtgagaggaggcgggggcggTGACATTCTTCAACTTCTCGTAGACGGAGTATAtctggaggaggttttgggagCCGATGGCTGAAGAGACAGCGGCCTTGTCGGAGAAATCGACCGAGAACGCCTCGGTGATGCAGTTGATGGCGATGTCGATGTTGTCGGAGTCTTCCTCGCGGAGGGTGCCGtctttgagggaggaggacaggAAGTCGCAGACTGCGAGGGCGAGGCGTTGCTTGGAGTTTTGGGCTGCCTGTGGTGGGATAGTTAGATTCCCATATATTCATATATGAAGATAGGGGTAGAAGGCGAAGTTGCGGCTGCTACCCCGCGCAAAGAAAGGTGATGAATACCATTATGAAAAGGAAAGCAGATCTCCTGCTGGCGGCGGACTGGGTATCTTGCGGTGAAAGGACGATGATTTGATGTATCCGGGCGGAAACTCAAAAGTAAAGAGGAAAGTAGATGGAAATTGGTAGTTAAGTTTGTTGGCGGGGCTCGGTTTCAACCCAAGAGCCAGATGCGTCGGCTGGATTCCACACAAGTCGATGGAGGGGTTaaggttggaggtgggataTGCGTGGGTCTGGAACCTTGACGTCTCCAGAAAATATCCGGCCAATGGCGGGCAGCTGCAAGAAACTATAGCAGCTATTCTGTAGCGCTCCGGCACTAGTACCAAACGGGAGAGGTGCCGTTTGGGCGCAAATCGAATAGTGGGGCTCGCTGATGTCAACTGCAAACCCCTGGTCTGGGAGCTCTCAACTCGAGCCGCCGATTTCTAAACTGCCAGGCGTTGAACTCACCGACACCGTTGCCCAGAATTGATCACTATTTATAAGAGTCGAAGTGCCGATATTACCGGGGCAACCACAGTCGCGTGAACTCTTTGAGTATAACTTTTTGGTTACATTATCACATGCTTCTTCTCTGCTGACTGACTGTCCCAACAGCGACAGCCGATCCTCCTGTTCCGTCAcccatacctacctacaccAACAATGGCGACGCCATCAGGCGCGAGCAGCCCAACCGGGTCGCTCATACCCTCCACCTCAGTTCACCCCTCCATCGTACCAGCACCTTACGCCGAGAACGACCAGCACGTCTGCTTCATCTGCCTCCAGAACGAGAACGACACCCCCGACGCGACCTGGGTCCATCCATGCCCATGTACCCTCGAAGCCCACCAAGACTGCATGCTACAATGGGTAGCAGAGATGGAAGTTTCCAACCGGCGGTCAAAGAACGGTCTCCAATGCCCAGCTTGCAAATCCCCCATCACAGTCGAAGAACCCTACGATGCCATCGTCGCCTTGCGCAACCGCTTCAACCGGAAGTTCAGCAGAATATCCCCAGGCCTTCTTGTGCTCATAGTCAGCGAATGCAGCGTTGTTGGCGCCGCTAGCTATGGCTTTGCTGCGATCACAGTATTTGCTGGGCGGAGGGCTGTCACGTCCATGGTTGACAAGATGGGGGTAATACCTACGGTAATTACATGCTCCTTGATCGGGCCGGGGTTGGTGCTGTCAAGGTGGTTGGCTTCCTTGGGCAacttggtggtgttgccaGTTAGTGCACTGGTAAGTTTCCCCCTCATGTCAATTCTCACCACTTCAAATTATCTGCTAACATCCTCAACAGTACAGCACGTTCCTAATCGGCCGCAATCAACCTCTCACCTGGCCCCCATCACCAGTATGGGCCGTGGCTTTGATGCCGAGCGTCCAATTCGCTTACACGTTTCTCTACTACGAGCTCTTTGGCAAGCTAGAAAAGCGGCTCAACCGAGCCCTCCGTGGCAGGCCCATGGATGAAGAGCCGCCGAACGAggcacagcagcaacagcaaccaccacctatCCAAGCTGTCGCAGCTAAtggccagcagcaacaacggcaacctggcgaacaacaacaaccaccaccacaaaacgGAGCaggaaacaacaacaacaacaacaacaacaacaacaacaaccaaagaGAAGGCGAaaacggagaagaaggcatGTGGGACGCTGTAATCAATCTCGGCCGCGCGGTGGTGGGCCTCTTTGGGGATGACAACGACCAAGCAGATGCCGATCctgatgacgacgatgtaATGGGCAGAGCCGATGAAATCGTCTTTGAGGTGCAGCTCAATCTCGGAGATGACGGGCATGACCATGATcatgatcatcaccaccaccatcacaacgATGACAATCAAGATGAAATGGGGAATATTCATATGGGTGTGCCTGTTCCTGCTGGGCTTCCTGCACCTCCGCCGGCAGCGGCACAACAACCGGCTCCTCCGCCAcagaacaacaaccgccgCAACCACCGCAACCGCGACAACAACGAAGCTGCCCGTCCACCACCCGGCCCGaacggggagggggaaacgAATTTCTTGTCGCTGTTTATTAATTCGATAGTCTCGTCGCTTCTCATGCCGGTGATTTCGTTTGGCATGGGGGAGGCGATTCGGTTCTTGGCGCCCAAGTCGTGGGTTACGAGGTCGATCTTTCAAAGGGATTCAATCTGGTCGTCgatttggggtggtggtgggaggaggaggactattcctgctgctgctgggactGGCGGGATGTTTGCGCCTAGTATACTGCAGCACcagtgggggaggagtttggtcGGGGGGTGTTTGTATGTGGTGCTGAGGGACGCCTGGACGCTGTATGtcaagtggaggagggtgcagGTGAAGCAGAATAGGAGGGTGAAGAATGTGGAGAGACGGGCGGCGGGGAAGGAGAACTaggagtgggagaaggggtagATCATTTGTAATGAGACTATATTTTGTATTACTATCTGGAAAGTTAGGTGATTTGGCGGTTAGGATGGGGTTACCTAGGTTGGGCTTATGAACAACGTAACTGCATTGGTTTATTTTTGTTGAGAGAATTACGAGAGAGTGGGCAGACAGAAAAGACATCTTCCAGAATAGGTTCACTGAAAGTGAAATGGAAACCCAAAGGCAATTGAACAAAAAATGTTTCAACTAATTCTCAGTTCATGAATTCTCTAGGTATCCCAAGCCCCAACCATCTCAATACACCTCACTACCCCTATCCctatcatccaccaccaccggcccggGCTTATCGTCCACCAAGTAAACCGCGCTCCCACTCCCCGGTttactcaccaccaccgcagcctccttctgctcctcgCTCAAGTCCAACTTGCTGTAatactccctctcccacgccTCCCTTAcagccttgaccttgccggCAGGCACGAGATGGACCgaacaaccaccccacccaG
The window above is part of the Podospora bellae-mahoneyi strain CBS 112042 chromosome 3, whole genome shotgun sequence genome. Proteins encoded here:
- the ADE6 gene encoding phosphoribosylformylglycinamidine synthase (EggNog:ENOG503NX0B; MEROPS:MER0042827; COG:F; BUSCO:EOG092608C4) produces the protein MAHLTLAGDSCFTASEAQKLKDQINKIAPIKVSKLAGSWIYYAHINGDANAAKQTLSQFLPLSGSSTPPLTHIGYGRQWFVTPRYLSPWSSKATMIAHVCGFENQIQRIERGRIITIEFDQPYNDKTVPFKDVLHDRMTEHLTTEEPDLNTMFAESEPAPLEIVDIFAEGRDPVQVLNEYNKARGLALDQSEVEYLVEQFTKLGRPPHDIELFMFAQVNSEHCRHKQFNANWTIDGITKEHSLFGMIRNTHKATPDFTVSAYSDNAAVIQGENANLWAPDYSTGSWKLNKELIHVLAKVETHNHPTAIAPFPGAATGSGGEIRDEGAVGRGSMPKAGLCGFWVSDLHIPEHKAPWEIDVGRPAHYASSLDIMLEAPIGSARFNNEFGRPCLTGTFRTLLTADDTKAEGEFRGYHKPIMIAGGVGTVREKHALKDPKDVQEGAHVIVLGGPAMLIGLGGGAASSNASGEGNADLDFDSVQRGNPEMERRAQMVINTCVALGDHNPIAMIHDVGAGGLSNALPELVKDAGFGGRFELRQVECVDRGMSPLQIWCNEAQERYVILVNSDGMERFTAICRRERCGFSDVGTVLSKEEDGVSRLVLSDKESKEYPRPIDVPMDVLFPKGRKLERIVSSKKPTWPVFEPVASLKAALGDAASDADLFKQAVQRVFWLPSVGSKSFLITIADRTVGGLTIRDQMVGPWQTPVADVAVTATSFSLNGMKTGEAMAMGEKPTLALISPAASARMAVAESLLNLGAADIKGGSYRGDLKRVKLSANWMAAVNHPGEGAALYEAVEAIGMELCPKLGVSIPVGKDSTSMKASWKDGETKKSVTAPVSVVISAFTLVEDVRRTWTPQLRRVEDVGETVLLYVDLAQGHKALGGSALAQAFGAIGHEAPDVRDVDLLKDYFDALAQLHESGIVLAYHDVSDGGLVTTIAEMMFAGRCGVDVMMDGVAKSGSLADMTEALFHEELGAVFQVRASDETNFKRCFATCGPPAGLIKKIGVVQDSSKQNLNIRYGEGAPFASLDRAEMQQWWSKVSYEMQKLRDDPSCAESEYATIADSADPGLSYNLTFSPAENIVPLTASITGFFGKSPRVAILREQGVNGYAEMAFAFRAAGFDAVDIHMTDIINGRSLADFVGLAACGGFSFGDVLGAGQGWAKSILLHEKSRKELAEFFQRKDTFALGVCNGCQMLSRLKELIPGAEDFPAFVQNNSNQFEARYSMVKIEDNPSNPSVFFNGMNGSSLPIVVSHGEGRAEFQSQQQFQSLTESGGIPIKYVDNRLEVTETYPYNPNGSPGGIAGVASRDGRVLAMMPHPERTIMADVTSYVPREDVEQWGEFGPWLRMFRSARRWVG
- the sgt2 gene encoding Small glutamine-rich tetratricopeptide repeat-containing protein 2 (COG:S; EggNog:ENOG503NWJA); this translates as MAAQNSKQRLALAVCDFLSSSLKDGTLREEDSDNIDIAINCITEAFSVDFSDKAAVSSAIGSQNLLQIYSVYEKLKNVTAPASSQSAGSSSAPPPSTAVTEEQKKKAESLKSKGNAAMAQKDYPTAINYYTQALSVHPGNAIFLSNRAAAYSAAKDHESAKADAEAAVAIEPTYTKAWSRLGLARFALGDAKGSMEAYQKGIEYEGNGGSDAMKKGYETAKRRVAEIEAEESASATARSASPSAGGGGTPSLADLAGMLGGGGRGGGGGGPGGLDFGAIMNNPMFASMAQNLMSNPDMMANLMNNPRLRDMANSFGSGGGLPDIGSLMSDPSIAEMARNMMGGAGGAGAGAGAGRGSGAP
- a CDS encoding hypothetical protein (COG:U; EggNog:ENOG503P3MW) → MATPSGASSPTGSLIPSTSVHPSIVPAPYAENDQHVCFICLQNENDTPDATWVHPCPCTLEAHQDCMLQWVAEMEVSNRRSKNGLQCPACKSPITVEEPYDAIVALRNRFNRKFSRISPGLLVLIVSECSVVGAASYGFAAITVFAGRRAVTSMVDKMGVIPTVITCSLIGPGLVLSRWLASLGNLVVLPVSALYSTFLIGRNQPLTWPPSPVWAVALMPSVQFAYTFLYYELFGKLEKRLNRALRGRPMDEEPPNEAQQQQQPPPIQAVAANGQQQQRQPGEQQQPPPQNGAGNNNNNNNNNNNNQREGENGEEGMWDAVINLGRAVVGLFGDDNDQADADPDDDDVMGRADEIVFEVQLNLGDDGHDHDHDHHHHHHNDDNQDEMGNIHMGVPVPAGLPAPPPAAAQQPAPPPQNNNRRNHRNRDNNEAARPPPGPNGEGETNFLSLFINSIVSSLLMPVISFGMGEAIRFLAPKSWVTRSIFQRDSIWSSIWGGGGRRRTIPAAAGTGGMFAPSILQHQWGRSLVGGCLYVVLRDAWTLYVKWRRVQVKQNRRVKNVERRAAGKEN